The region AAAAGCGCCGGACATCACAAAAACACAAGCGCTCCCCGAAGCCGTAGTAAAATCGGCAAAGACAGCCTATGTGGAGACTCCGACGGCAAAACCAGCAATAAAAGTGCCTGTTCTTTCCAGCAATCTACCGATGCCTGCTGTTACGAATAAGCCGTTTGGCCCTCTCGAAAAAGGGAAAGCCATCCCGCTCAGGAACATCTACTTCGACCAGAGTTCTCCGGTTTTGCGGCCGGAGTCTTCCACGGAGCTCGACCAATTGGCGGCTGTATTACTGGAAAGCCCAACGACAAAAATCGAAATCCGTGGACATACCGATAACCAGGGCGATTTTGACTCAAATGTAAAACTCTCCCGCGACCGCTGTCAGGCGGTTATTGACTACCTCGCCAGTAAAGGAATCGCCAAAAATCGTCTGAAAGCCGTCGGTCGTGGTCCCATCGACCCTGTTGCCCCGAATAACAATGAGGAAAACCGGAAGAAGAACCGGCGGGTGGAGGTAGTGCCTGTTCTCTGAACCGCCGGGCGGCCCCGCGGGATTTTAGCAAGATTTGACCAATTAAAACAAGATTGCTACCGCGCTGCCCCGGCAACTCTCCGCTTAACGTGTATTCATGGTCCTTTGGAGAAAATGATTGTTGAGATTACTACCGCGCTGCTTTAACAACTCCCTCCTTAGCCTGTTTCATTACAGGCTGAAGGGGATTATGCTTTACCCACAAAAGATGACATCTTGTAGAGATTTTCTGAGTTGAGTAGCGCGGCAGTAATCTTGTTTAATCCTTTGAATCTTGTTATAATCCCGCAGGGCCGCCCGGCGGTTCAGAGCCCCTAAATGCGTCTTTTTTATCTACTGCGGCTAACTTGACCGGTTTGCCTTCCCGTGCCGACTGGTAAATAGCTTCCATTATTTTCTGGTCCTGTAAGCCTTCTTCACCGGGCGTAAAGGGGATTTTATTGTCCAGAATGCATTCTGAGAAGTGATCCATTTCGGTGGCGAAATGGTCCTTGTCGGCAATCTTATGCTGAATGATCTGGTTTTCGGTGCCCTGTGCCTGACTAGTTTCCAGTTGCAGGCCGGTGTATGGAAAAGCGGGGTCCATTTTTATCCAACCCGTATCTGCCAGAACGCGGTAGCTCTTCTCGTCGTGGTGACCGTAGCTGGTGGCGCAACTGGCCTGAACGCCACTTGGAAATTTCATCAGCCAGTTTACCTGTTCTTCTACTTCTTTGAAGCGTGGGTCGTTTGGCGTACTATGAATGTACGCCATAACTTCAGTTGGCTCTTCGGCCAGCACAAACCGGATAGTGTTCAGGCAGTATAAGCCCACGTCGGAGAGGGAGCCGCCCCCGGCGAGGGCTTTGTTGAACCGCCAGTGTTTCGGGTTGTCGGAGTTTTGGCCATTGTTCGCGATGATACTTTTCACCTTCCCGAATTTCTCTGTCTGGACCATCTCACGCACCATCCTGTTGTGTGGCTCATACTGAATCCGGTAGGCGATCATAAGCTTACGATTTGCCTTTTTGCAGGCGTCGATCATAGCCTGGCACTCCTGGGCGCTATTCGCCATCGGTTTTTCGCAGAGAATATGCTTGCCCGCCTGCGCGCCCCGAATGGTGTATTCAGCGTGCATACCGTTGGGCAACACAATGTAAATGGCCTGCACCTCCTTGTTATCCTTCAGTTTGTCGTAGTCGGCGTAACTATAGCAACTCGATTCCTTGATGCCATACTGAGCGGCAACCTTCTGCATTTTTTCGGGGCTGCCGCTCACCAGAGCGACTACTTTCGATTTTGTACAGCTGCCAAAAGCGGGCAAAATCTGATTCAGGGTTAGGTGGCCGAGACCAACAAGGGCATAACCCACGCGCTGGTCTTCAGCCAGGGGCGTAGGGGTCGGGCCTTCCTGCTGTTCAGTTTTGGCTTTGATCTGCTCCAGTTCAATGGGCTTGGTGGAGTCGGCGGGGACTTCGGCCGGGGGCGAGGTAGCCGGGAGTTTGGGGACGGGTCCGCTGGGCGTACTAGCTGTAGATGCGGAAGTGCTGCTGGCGTCGGGTTTTTTGTCGCAGGAGGCCAGGGCGGTGCCCAGCGCACCAACGGCGAGGCTCCGGCCCGTTAGCTGAAGGAAATCCTGCCTGGAAAGGGTAGACAGGGCAGGGTTTCCCAATAGGTTAGTAACAAAACGATCAATCGGTTTCATAACGTTGTTTGTTTACGTCAGGAAACCGATTGTCGAAAGGGGTTGTTTACCCGAGTTATTTAATAGGCGAATAGTCGGTTGGTTTCATGTAAACTGACTCGACTTTAGTCGTCAGTGATCCACCTGCTTCTTTTTCCGATGCATCTTTAACCGCAACCCACTTTGGATCTTTACGGAACTCGTCGAAATGGGCTTTCCCTTCAGCTTCGCTGGGGTGAGCCAGTATGTACACAAGCTTAGGCTGTTCATTCGGATCTTTCTCCTGCGTAACCCAGTAGGCTACGTTAGTCATACCGTGCTTGCTAAACAATTTCATCGTATGATCGCGGAAGCGAGACAGCAGGTTGGGCAGTTTGCCGGGAGTACATGTGTAGGTACGTAATTCGAAGGTTCGCTCAGGTGATTTCTGGCTTAGTTTCAGCTTGGGTGAGAAGTCGGCATCGGTCATAAAAATCTGATCGACATGATCGACCAGTTTGCCGTTCGCTTCGGTTTTTGCTACTACCGCTTTCCATTCCGGATCGCTGCCGAAGGCTTTCCAGGAAGCATCCCGAGCTTCGCGGCTGGGGTAGGCCAGAATATAGATCAGTTTTTTCTGAGTGGTATCCGTTGGTGTCCAGTAACCAATGTTTTCCATACCGTGTTTCTCAAAAATTTTGGTGGTATACTGGCGAAAACGGTCTACTATTTCGGCGTATTTGCCCGGGGTCGGGTAATAAATTCGGACCTCGTAAAATTTGGAACCCGCTGCCGGGGCTGTAGCTTTGCCGGGCTTGGTAGTTGCAAAAGCGGCCATGCTGAACAGCAGGCTAAAAAAGCATAGGGAATATAGTTTGGCTATCATATTATTGCAGAAACGTACTAATAAAGCGTTCTGTGTTCAGAAGCGTTAACCAGCCTTTTTCTAACCATATTAACTTTTCGTCATGGAATGTTAATGAGCCTGAGTAAGCGCTTTTGCCTGATAAATACAGGCTTGTTCTATATTTCAATGTTTTGCTTATAAGTTTGATTTGCGTATGTTTTCTTGTTTGGTGCGCCTAAAGCATTATTTTTGTCGGTCATCCACCGTTTTATCCCAATATTATACGTTATGCTGAGCCGCGTTGCCAATTCTGTTTACTGGATGCACCGATACATTGAGCGGGCCGAAAACTATGCCCGTTTCATGAGTGTGAATTTTAACCTGGCCCTCGATCTGCCCCCGAATGTAGACCAGCAGTGGGAGCCTTTACTGATTGCTACCGCTGATCACGACTTGTTCACAAAGTATTATCAGCAACCTACTCGGGAGAATGTTATTCATTTTATGACCTTCGATAAGCGTAATCCCAATTCCATTGTGGCTTGCCTGAGCAACGCCCGGGAAAACGCCCGTACCATACGCGAAGTCATTTCGAAAGAAATGTGGGAACACCTGAACCAGTTTTACCTGATGGTGCGAGACACGTCGCCCAAGCAGCAGTGGGAAGAAATTGAAACCCAGCATTTCTTTACCGAGATTCGGAACAGCACCCAGCTTTTCTATGGCATTATCGATGCGACCATTACCCGTAACGAAGCCTGGCATTTTGGCCGATTAGGCCGGTTTCTGGAGCGGGCCGATAAAACGTCACGGTTTCTGGATGTTAAATACTTTACGCTCCTGCCTGAAATAGAAGCCGTTGGTTCTACTATCGACTTAATGATTTGGTCGGCCGTATTGAAGTCGGTAAGTGCTTATAACATGCACCGTCAGCAGTACCGGTCGCTGACACCATCCAGCATTGTCGAGTTTCTCATTCTGGACCGGATGTTTCCCCGTTCGGTAGCGCATTGTATCCGGCAGGCGGAATTGTCGCTCTATGAAATTTCCGGCAATAACATCGCGCACGGCTTCGGAAACTCAGCAGAGCGCACCATGTCCAAACTGCGTTCGGAGATTGAGTTTACGGATACGGCAGACATTTTCAGTGGAGGACTGCATCAATACCTTGATAATTTTCAGACCCGTACGAACGAAATTGGGTCCGCCATTTTTCAGACGTATTTCGATCTGAAACCAGTGGAGGTTTAGTCATTCGTGGAGTGGTGGAGTAAGTGAATGTCGTTTTACTGCACTTACTCCACTATTCCACCAGTCACTAATAAAAAATGGGTAATGTTACGGCGAGATAGGCCATACCCGCCCGATTACGGAACCGGTTGTTATCGGCAATAACATCGCGGTTCGAAACGGTTGTTTCAGTGGTGAGCCACTGATAGCCCAGCTTAATACCCATTCGCTGACTTACGCGATAGCGGGCATAAATTTCGGTGGCTAGTGTGCCCCGGTCGTTGTCGCCAAGCAGCCGTACATTGAGGGCGCTGGGCCTTGATTTCTGAAAGGTGTTGGCACCCTGAAAGTAAGCCGTCGTTGAATCGGTACCCTTACTGGAGTAAATTCTGTACTGACCCGTTGACGAAATATAGCGGCCCAGTCTCGACTTTCCGAAAGCGATCCCCAGCAAATCGGCACTGCCACCAATTTCCAGTTTTCCTAAATTAAGCTGCGCCCGAATGCCAATGTTGAGCGACGTATTGGTAATGTAGTCATACCGAACTGTATCAATATTATTCACGACGAGCGGGGCACCAATGGCACCTAAGCCACTTTTTCCACGCGTTAATCGAGCGGGAGCCGTATAATAATTCAGATTATCACCATAAAAAGCCCCCAGGCGGGCTGTCCACCCGAGGGAGAAGAGCTTGCGTTCACCGATGTTTATAAGCTGGTAATAAGCGATGGATGGATTGTAGTGATCGTTTGAATAAGCCATCCCTAAATCATAACCACTGCTAAGTCGGGCCGATACGGGCGATTGCGCGAATGTGAAAAGAGGTAGTACTAGTAATAACGTAATGAGTATTTGCTTCATCAGCTAAGTCAACATTGTACGGATAAAACAATAAAAAAGTAAACGGGCACAAAAAAGGAAGTGGATAGCCTGCGTATACACCGGCTATCCACTTCCTCTTGGGCTTTACTACATCATTTTTAGAACGACAGCTCCCAGAGGAGGAACGTTTACGTCGATAGCTTGCGGACGACCGTGCCATACCTGTTCGTAGCTGGCAATAGGCTGCGAATTGCTGACACCACTACCGAAAAACTCAACAGCATCGCTGTTGAAGACTTCTTTGTATGAACCCGCCGACGGCACACCGATGCGATAGCCGGAGCGTGGAATCGGGGTCATATTCAGTATGATAAGCAAGTTTTCTTCCGGACGGTTGCCTTTACGAATGTACGTAATGACACTGTTTTCGCGGTCGGTGGTGTCGATCCACTCGAAACCTTCGGCACTGAAATTGCGCTCGTACAAGGCAGGTTCAGCTTTGTAAAGTGTGTTTAAGGCTTTTACGCAGGCTGCCATGCCCTTATGGGGCGCATATTCGAGCAGGTGCCAATCCAGGCTGGCATCGAATTTCCACTCCGACGTTTGACCGAACTCACCCCCCATGAAGAGTAGTTTGGTACCCGAATGGGTAAACATGTACGAGAAAAGTAGCCGCAAATTGGCGAATCGCTGCCATTCGTCGCCGGGCATTTTACCAATCAGGGAGTGCTTGCCGTAAACAACTTCATCGTGCGACAAAGGCAGCATGAAGTTCTCCGTGAAAGCGTATACCGTACTGAACGTCAGTTCGTCCTGGTGGAACTTGCGGAAAGCCGGATCACGCTGGAAATACCGGAGTGTATCGTTCATCCAGCCCATCATCCACTTCATTCCGAAGCCGAGTCCACCCATGAAAACCGGCCGCGATACGCCCGGGAAAGCCGTTGACTCCTCGGCGATGGTTTGCGTATCTGGGAATTCTTTATAAACCGCTTCGTTGATTTCTTTAATGAGCGAGATAACTTCCAGATTCTCGCGGCCACCGAATACGTTCGGCTCCCACTCACCCGCATTGCGCGAGTAATCCAGATACAGCATGGAGGCCACGGCATCTACCCGCAGACCATCAGCGTGGCAGCGGTCGAGCCAGAACATGGCATTGCTGATCAGGAACGAGCGGACCTCGGGGCGGCCGTAGTTGAAAATGTAGCTTTTCCAGTCGGGGTGATAGCCTTTGCGTAAATCGGGATGCTCGTATAAATGCGAGCCATCGAACTCATACAGGCCATGAGCGTCGCCGGGGAAGTGGGAGGGGACCCAGTCCAGCAACACGCCGATACCCGCCTGATGCAGCCTTTCAATGAGTTTCATGAACTCCTGCGGTGTACCAAAGCGGCTGCTGGGCGCGTAGTATCCGGTAATCTGATACCCCCAGGAAGGAGCGTACGGATACTGCATAACAGGCATGAACTCCACGTGCGTAAAGCCCATATCCTGTAGATAAGGCACCAGCGCGTCGGCAATTTCACCATAGGACAACTCGCGCTCCGGATTGCCGGGATCGCGTCGCCAGGAGGACATGTGCATTTCGTACACGGAAATGGGCGCGTTGAGGGCGTTTTTGGCACCCCGATTAGCCATCCATTCCTGATCCTGCCATTCGTAATAGGTATCCCAAACGACCGAAGCGGTTTTGGGCGGCACTTCCCACCAATGGGCGTAGGGATCGCCTTTTTCTACTTCACGACCGCCTTCGTGGACGATAAAATATTTATAGGTTTCGCCCCGGCCGATGTTCGGAATGAACACCTCCCAAATGCCCGACGAATCCCAGCGAACATTCATGGAATGGCTGCCTTTGTCCCAGCCGTTGAAGTTGCCAATAACCGCTACATAGCGGGCGGAGGGTGCCCATACGGCGAAATAGGTGCCTGTTACACCGTTGTGCTCAACGACATGAGATCCAAATTTATCGTATAGTTTTTGATGCTTCCCACTCCGAAACAGGTGAATGTCGAAATCAGAGAAACGGGAGTAAACCCCATCCTGTTGGGTCGGCTTGTCCGACGAGGCCGGTTGGTTCGTCACTTGTTCGGGTAGAGCAGGCTGCACCGCTTGTTCGGTTTCGGCCGAGGGGGTAGGAGTTTTGCGTTTTGCCATTGTTGGAACTAAATAGATACGTTGATGAACGTATTCAGGGGCTGAAAGTTAGAAAAAATCCGCACCGTTCGCAGATACATGACCTCAATTTATAGAGTTGCGCCCCCGGCTTTCCATAGAAAGCGGGGGCGCAGCTCGTAGCTGATGGCCTTATGGCAGCAGGCTGAGCGTGTATTTTGCCGGATACGCTACTCGCGTTTTGTTTGCAGCAGGCCTGTTTGCAGCATGGGTACGTGGGGCGTGACCTCACCATCGCTCAGTCGGATTTTTTCGATCTCGCGTACCACATCAATAATGCCCTTCAGCGGGATTTTAACCCACGATGGACGGTAGCTAATTTCGTACCCTAGTTCATACACGGCCTTTTCGAGTAGGTAGATTAGAAGCAGGAAATTGATTTCGCTGTTGTTTTTGAAAAGCGGATGCGGGGCGCCGAATACGTCCAGATACGCATCCAGAAAGGTGTCCCTGATGAGGTAGAACCACCGGTCCGATACGCGCTGTAGGTGGTCGGGGTTGAGTTCGTCCGTTTCGACAGAGTTGAACAGCTTGGCCGAAACGGCGTAATGGTACGACCGAATCATACCCGCTACGTCTTTGAGCGGTGAGTGCTTAATCTTTCGTTCGGCAATGCTGCTTTCGGGTTCGCCCTCAAAGTCGATGATGACAAAGTCGTTTTCCGTTGCCAGCACCTGCCCAAGGTGGTAGTCGCCGTGGATTCGGATGCGCTGCGAACTGAGCGGGCGGGTGCGGAAGTCGGCAATGAAGGTGTCGATCATCTCTTTGGCTTCCATAAATACCCAGGCCAGCCGCTGCGCCTGTAAATCGAGTTTAGTGTAGTTGTCGATCAGCAATGCATACCGGCGTTCGAGCAGGTCTTCTAACCGGTTGATCATGAACTCGCGGTATTCGTCGGTGAAGGGCTCGGGTTCAAAAGCCGGATCGGTGGGGGCGTTGGGTTTGGAGGGTTTGTACAGAGCGCAATGCATCTCGCCCGTTCGTCGGCCCAGCAGTTCGACTTTATCGAACACATCTTCCCGAATGGCAAACAGCCGCTGCGGAACGGCATACAGAAAATCGTTGAGGTAATCGCCGGTTTGCATCCACGAATCCTTATCGTTGGGCACCATCCGCTGCACCATTCCGAGCGTAATATCCGGCCGGTCGTTGCCCTGCCAGATAATACTGCCGCCGAAAGCCGGAATATGGTCAAAGCTGCTTTCGTCGGTCAGAAACGCCACCATATCGACTTCCGGGTTCGTTTCCTGAAAGAGTTTTCGGTAAAGTTTCAGGAAATATTTATCGCCAAAGGTCATTGCCGAGTTGCTTGAGTCGACGGGCAGCACCCGCGACGGAAGCTGTTCGTCGCCCTCATCAAGACCTTTCCCCCGGTGAAACGTCAGGGTTCCATCGGTTTGCGGCATTGTCTGGTTCTGATAAATGGCCGTAAAAAGCACAGCTCGGAAGCGGTCGTCGTAGATGGCGTCGATAAGCATCCCGGTTTCTTTCCCAATGGTGATGTCGTCGCTGATACGGGCCTTTTCCGGAACAGACGCCGG is a window of Spirosoma linguale DSM 74 DNA encoding:
- a CDS encoding oxidoreductase domain protein (PFAM: oxidoreductase domain protein; Oxidoreductase domain~KEGG: mpo:Mpop_3447 oxidoreductase domain protein) translates to MKPIDRFVTNLLGNPALSTLSRQDFLQLTGRSLAVGALGTALASCDKKPDASSTSASTASTPSGPVPKLPATSPPAEVPADSTKPIELEQIKAKTEQQEGPTPTPLAEDQRVGYALVGLGHLTLNQILPAFGSCTKSKVVALVSGSPEKMQKVAAQYGIKESSCYSYADYDKLKDNKEVQAIYIVLPNGMHAEYTIRGAQAGKHILCEKPMANSAQECQAMIDACKKANRKLMIAYRIQYEPHNRMVREMVQTEKFGKVKSIIANNGQNSDNPKHWRFNKALAGGGSLSDVGLYCLNTIRFVLAEEPTEVMAYIHSTPNDPRFKEVEEQVNWLMKFPSGVQASCATSYGHHDEKSYRVLADTGWIKMDPAFPYTGLQLETSQAQGTENQIIQHKIADKDHFATEMDHFSECILDNKIPFTPGEEGLQDQKIMEAIYQSAREGKPVKLAAVDKKDAFRGSEPPGGPAGL
- a CDS encoding NIPSNAP family containing protein (PFAM: NIPSNAP family containing protein~KEGG: rpa:RPA2881 hypothetical protein) — its product is MIAKLYSLCFFSLLFSMAAFATTKPGKATAPAAGSKFYEVRIYYPTPGKYAEIVDRFRQYTTKIFEKHGMENIGYWTPTDTTQKKLIYILAYPSREARDASWKAFGSDPEWKAVVAKTEANGKLVDHVDQIFMTDADFSPKLKLSQKSPERTFELRTYTCTPGKLPNLLSRFRDHTMKLFSKHGMTNVAYWVTQEKDPNEQPKLVYILAHPSEAEGKAHFDEFRKDPKWVAVKDASEKEAGGSLTTKVESVYMKPTDYSPIK
- a CDS encoding protein of unknown function DUF403 (PFAM: protein of unknown function DUF403~KEGG: dat:HRM2_13800 hypothetical protein), with protein sequence MLSRVANSVYWMHRYIERAENYARFMSVNFNLALDLPPNVDQQWEPLLIATADHDLFTKYYQQPTRENVIHFMTFDKRNPNSIVACLSNARENARTIREVISKEMWEHLNQFYLMVRDTSPKQQWEEIETQHFFTEIRNSTQLFYGIIDATITRNEAWHFGRLGRFLERADKTSRFLDVKYFTLLPEIEAVGSTIDLMIWSAVLKSVSAYNMHRQQYRSLTPSSIVEFLILDRMFPRSVAHCIRQAELSLYEISGNNIAHGFGNSAERTMSKLRSEIEFTDTADIFSGGLHQYLDNFQTRTNEIGSAIFQTYFDLKPVEV
- a CDS encoding 1,4-alpha-glucan branching enzyme (KEGG: sfu:Sfum_3451 glycogen branching enzyme~TIGRFAM: 1,4-alpha-glucan branching enzyme~PFAM: alpha amylase all-beta; glycoside hydrolase family 13 domain protein; alpha amylase catalytic region~SMART: alpha amylase catalytic sub domain); this encodes MTNQPASSDKPTQQDGVYSRFSDFDIHLFRSGKHQKLYDKFGSHVVEHNGVTGTYFAVWAPSARYVAVIGNFNGWDKGSHSMNVRWDSSGIWEVFIPNIGRGETYKYFIVHEGGREVEKGDPYAHWWEVPPKTASVVWDTYYEWQDQEWMANRGAKNALNAPISVYEMHMSSWRRDPGNPERELSYGEIADALVPYLQDMGFTHVEFMPVMQYPYAPSWGYQITGYYAPSSRFGTPQEFMKLIERLHQAGIGVLLDWVPSHFPGDAHGLYEFDGSHLYEHPDLRKGYHPDWKSYIFNYGRPEVRSFLISNAMFWLDRCHADGLRVDAVASMLYLDYSRNAGEWEPNVFGGRENLEVISLIKEINEAVYKEFPDTQTIAEESTAFPGVSRPVFMGGLGFGMKWMMGWMNDTLRYFQRDPAFRKFHQDELTFSTVYAFTENFMLPLSHDEVVYGKHSLIGKMPGDEWQRFANLRLLFSYMFTHSGTKLLFMGGEFGQTSEWKFDASLDWHLLEYAPHKGMAACVKALNTLYKAEPALYERNFSAEGFEWIDTTDRENSVITYIRKGNRPEENLLIILNMTPIPRSGYRIGVPSAGSYKEVFNSDAVEFFGSGVSNSQPIASYEQVWHGRPQAIDVNVPPLGAVVLKMM
- a CDS encoding trehalose synthase-fused maltokinase-like protein (TIGRFAM: trehalose synthase-fused possible maltokinase~KEGG: gbm:Gbem_0136 trehalose synthase), whose translation is MLISQPMTSDTAWRDSHSDPQFWAMLAQTLLPPYVNTCRWFAGKARPQTGFSVKTVHTLALSDGDIAYLLILEAAYADGRPEKYLLPISFLTDHTTHTLSFQPASVPEKARISDDITIGKETGMLIDAIYDDRFRAVLFTAIYQNQTMPQTDGTLTFHRGKGLDEGDEQLPSRVLPVDSSNSAMTFGDKYFLKLYRKLFQETNPEVDMVAFLTDESSFDHIPAFGGSIIWQGNDRPDITLGMVQRMVPNDKDSWMQTGDYLNDFLYAVPQRLFAIREDVFDKVELLGRRTGEMHCALYKPSKPNAPTDPAFEPEPFTDEYREFMINRLEDLLERRYALLIDNYTKLDLQAQRLAWVFMEAKEMIDTFIADFRTRPLSSQRIRIHGDYHLGQVLATENDFVIIDFEGEPESSIAERKIKHSPLKDVAGMIRSYHYAVSAKLFNSVETDELNPDHLQRVSDRWFYLIRDTFLDAYLDVFGAPHPLFKNNSEINFLLLIYLLEKAVYELGYEISYRPSWVKIPLKGIIDVVREIEKIRLSDGEVTPHVPMLQTGLLQTKRE